From Ignisphaera aggregans DSM 17230, the proteins below share one genomic window:
- a CDS encoding hypothetical protein (KEGG: sai:Saci_0498 conjugative plasmid protein), producing the protein MLMADNVKRVVMMIAKILRDINIVNGVEPSDLMYRVAVQKIGYLLQKIGGEDLGLRFEWLTMGPYSRSLQNHYYTIARLISNGDIELVEHDLQIVNRVEHFISMLREAIGYLDIQLLEIVASLIMICTDIYPKVDDPANELINRKRNVSRDIVERVLHFLKGNGICV; encoded by the coding sequence ATGTTAATGGCTGATAATGTAAAGAGAGTTGTTATGATGATTGCAAAGATTTTAAGGGATATTAATATTGTTAATGGTGTTGAGCCCAGTGATCTTATGTATAGAGTAGCTGTTCAGAAAATTGGATATTTATTGCAGAAGATAGGTGGTGAAGATCTTGGTTTAAGATTTGAGTGGCTTACTATGGGCCCCTATTCTAGATCTCTACAAAATCATTATTATACTATTGCTAGGCTTATCTCTAATGGGGATATTGAGCTTGTTGAGCATGATCTTCAGATTGTTAATAGAGTTGAACATTTTATATCTATGCTTAGAGAAGCTATAGGTTATCTCGATATTCAGCTACTTGAAATTGTTGCAAGTCTTATTATGATCTGTACAGATATTTATCCAAAGGTTGATGACCCTGCTAATGAGCTTATTAATAGAAAGAGAAATGTTTCTAGAGATATAGTTGAAAGGGTTTTACATTTTCTAAAGGGTAATGGTATTTGTGTATAA
- a CDS encoding ribose 5-phosphate isomerase (COGs: COG0120 Ribose 5-phosphate isomerase~InterPro IPR004788:IPR017441~KEGG: cma:Cmaq_0742 ribose 5-phosphate isomerase~PFAM: Ribose 5-phosphate isomerase~PRIAM: Ribose-5-phosphate isomerase~SPTR: A8MCS2 Ribose 5-phosphate isomerase~TIGRFAM: ribose 5-phosphate isomerase~PFAM: Ribose 5-phosphate isomerase A (phosphoriboisomerase A)~TIGRFAM: ribose 5-phosphate isomerase), with product MLSIEELRIRASLKALDYLVSLCRDGCILGLGTGSTVRFFINTLLDKGYSYILKKSIVIVSSIDTALYLLNMGIENIESGLPRDSIDLYIDSADEVDYRRYMIKGGGGAMLREKILTMLSHRKIFIVDENKLSPTIGTKKPVPIEIEPFSYPLIKKYLNDKGYKYEIRYAKNRYGPELTDNGNMIIDVYTGPLNNPRDFITEIELIPGVVTTGIFEPLNNSIIIVGKQNTIEVI from the coding sequence ATGTTATCTATAGAAGAGTTAAGAATTAGAGCATCTCTAAAGGCATTAGATTATCTTGTATCACTATGTAGAGATGGCTGTATCCTAGGCTTGGGTACAGGTTCAACAGTTAGATTTTTCATTAATACTCTTCTCGATAAGGGGTATAGCTATATTCTTAAGAAATCTATAGTAATAGTATCGAGCATTGATACTGCTCTCTATCTCTTGAATATGGGGATAGAAAATATAGAGTCGGGACTCCCTAGAGATTCTATTGATCTATATATTGATAGTGCTGATGAGGTAGACTATAGAAGGTATATGATAAAGGGTGGTGGAGGTGCAATGCTAAGAGAAAAGATATTGACAATGCTCTCACATAGAAAGATATTTATAGTCGATGAAAATAAGCTATCGCCTACCATAGGCACAAAGAAACCTGTACCCATAGAGATAGAGCCATTCTCCTATCCATTAATTAAAAAATATCTTAATGATAAGGGGTATAAATATGAAATTAGATATGCGAAGAATAGATATGGACCAGAACTTACAGACAATGGAAACATGATAATAGATGTATATACAGGTCCTCTAAACAATCCTAGAGATTTCATAACAGAGATAGAGCTCATACCAGGTGTAGTGACTACAGGTATATTTGAACCCCTAAACAACTCCATAATTATAGTAGGAAAACAGAATACAATAGAGGTTATATAG
- a CDS encoding Diphthine synthase (COGs: COG1798 Diphthamide biosynthesis methyltransferase~KEGG: smr:Smar_0509 diphthine synthase~PRIAM: Diphthine synthase~SPTR: A3DLV7 Probable diphthine synthase~PFAM: Tetrapyrrole (Corrin/Porphyrin) Methylases~TIGRFAM: diphthine synthase) gives MLRFIGLGLSIDNIPIGNLKKLFECQKIFIDSYTSIWFPNIDLLVDILVKSGKSVVVARRDDLEGSAIRRILSESRDYDICIATPGDPFIATTHSAILSEALRMGIAVEISPSSSIVNVGISMSCLQIYRFGKIVTVVRPKNGIVYEYPFDVLKLNRELNLHTLMLLEIDVENNYYMNPREAIEILLEIQRMRGEEILGKDDKIIVLEALMSSSGRIYIESVESILRRSPDEYRFYPYTIIIPARVLHPIERECLENIDRVLYIHSINEKELLNIASYIFR, from the coding sequence ATGTTGAGGTTTATAGGTCTAGGGCTATCTATAGATAATATTCCTATTGGAAATCTAAAGAAGTTGTTTGAATGTCAGAAGATTTTTATAGATTCATATACAAGTATATGGTTTCCAAATATTGATTTATTAGTAGATATTTTGGTGAAGAGTGGAAAGAGTGTTGTTGTGGCAAGGAGAGATGATCTTGAGGGAAGTGCTATACGGAGGATACTATCTGAGTCGAGGGATTATGATATATGTATAGCTACTCCTGGAGATCCATTTATTGCAACAACACATTCGGCAATACTATCAGAGGCTCTGAGGATGGGTATAGCTGTAGAGATCTCTCCATCATCATCTATAGTAAATGTTGGTATATCGATGAGCTGTCTACAGATCTATAGATTTGGGAAGATAGTCACGGTGGTAAGACCAAAGAATGGTATTGTATATGAATACCCATTTGATGTTCTAAAGCTAAATAGAGAATTAAATCTACATACTCTAATGCTTCTTGAGATAGATGTAGAGAATAACTATTATATGAATCCTAGAGAGGCTATAGAGATATTATTAGAGATACAGAGGATGAGAGGAGAGGAGATTCTTGGTAAGGATGATAAAATCATAGTTCTAGAGGCGTTAATGAGCAGTAGTGGTAGGATATATATAGAGTCTGTAGAGAGTATTCTTAGGAGGAGTCCAGATGAATATAGATTTTATCCCTATACAATTATAATACCTGCAAGAGTTCTACATCCAATAGAAAGGGAGTGTCTTGAGAATATAGATAGAGTATTATATATACATAGTATTAACGAGAAAGAACTTCTCAATATAGCTAGCTATATATTCAGATAG
- a CDS encoding cytidyltransferase-related domain protein (COGs: COG0615 Cytidylyltransferase~InterPro IPR007155:IPR004820:IPR004821~KEGG: iho:Igni_1040 cytidyltransferase-like protein~PFAM: Protein of unknown function DUF357; cytidylyltransferase~SPTR: A8ABB6 Cytidyltransferase-related domain protein~TIGRFAM: cytidyltransferase-related domain protein~PFAM: Cytidylyltransferase; Protein of unknown function (DUF357)~TIGRFAM: cytidyltransferase-related domain), whose product MIAMSGDICERLYKYLSMFSESIKTLRIVDSSCSNIVDLAMLYYKDSRYYYEKGDCVTGLVTISYAEGLLDALRNLGLIEWSWVKPRERIVFAAGSFDILHPGHIEFLRWASTLGDKLYVVVSRDDNYERFKGVKPVFREDERLAIVSAIRFVYKALLGSRDDIYSSIHEVKPSVIALGYDQLRDRDLKEVLSREGLDVEIYRMDRRVENYSSTNIKNRICSYWCLKT is encoded by the coding sequence GTGATTGCTATGTCTGGAGATATATGTGAGAGACTATATAAATATCTTTCAATGTTTAGTGAGAGTATTAAGACGTTGAGGATTGTAGATAGTAGCTGTTCTAATATTGTTGATCTAGCTATGCTATATTATAAGGATTCTAGATACTATTATGAGAAGGGTGATTGTGTAACAGGACTTGTAACTATTTCTTATGCTGAGGGGTTGCTAGATGCTTTAAGGAATCTTGGATTGATAGAGTGGAGCTGGGTCAAGCCTAGGGAGAGAATAGTTTTTGCTGCAGGGTCTTTTGATATTCTTCATCCTGGGCATATAGAGTTTCTTAGATGGGCTTCAACACTTGGTGATAAGCTATATGTTGTTGTTTCTAGAGATGATAATTATGAGAGATTTAAAGGTGTTAAACCTGTGTTTAGAGAGGATGAGAGACTTGCTATTGTTAGTGCTATAAGATTTGTATATAAGGCTTTGCTAGGTTCTAGAGATGATATATATAGCTCTATCCATGAAGTTAAACCTAGTGTTATTGCACTTGGATATGATCAGCTTAGGGATAGAGATCTTAAAGAGGTTTTATCTAGGGAGGGGCTAGATGTAGAGATTTATAGAATGGATAGAAGGGTTGAGAATTATTCATCTACAAATATAAAGAATAGAATATGTAGCTATTGGTGTTTAAAAACATAG
- a CDS encoding metal dependent phosphohydrolase (COGs: COG1078 HD superfamily phosphohydrolase~InterPro IPR006674:IPR003607~KEGG: sai:Saci_1517 hypothetical protein~PFAM: metal-dependent phosphohydrolase HD sub domain~SMART: metal-dependent phosphohydrolase HD region~SPTR: Q4J8P5 Conserved protein~PFAM: HD domain): MRGVVKRVFDEVHGYIDLTEIELKIIDSPIFQRLRYIKQLATAWYVYPGATHTRFSHSLGTMYIMGLVATRLMEQGYIYDSDDIQLLRLAALLHDIGHTPFSHAIEPFYKNTFSLGHEEISRVIISENRDIREILSFYGYDPNRIIAILEGRYREPLYNQLLSSDLDVDRMDYLIRDALHTGVTYGSIDLHRIIATLVVDGDGNLAILDKGVDALENFYMARMHMYKAVYYHKTLVGYELMLRKIYELLCKYYDDPLLFKSREDIVKAIRTNEIALWNDDFIIGTMVRVYRDRNAPKDLKELIEAFFFRKGYKVLVERSKFSNVPLDVDNDRDVSILNSIVNKAKELLEPHQIILFVDDIKILDEDPYVVPRVIIDNKVSIPIIEADNSVIKILPRRFHVRRIYVMSNKFHSIRKYLDLDTGI; this comes from the coding sequence TTGCGTGGAGTTGTAAAGAGAGTATTTGATGAGGTTCATGGCTATATAGATCTTACAGAGATAGAACTTAAAATTATTGATTCACCAATTTTTCAAAGGCTTAGATATATAAAGCAATTAGCTACTGCTTGGTATGTATATCCTGGAGCTACACATACACGTTTTAGCCATAGTCTAGGTACTATGTATATAATGGGTCTTGTAGCTACAAGGCTTATGGAGCAGGGATATATCTATGATTCTGACGATATTCAGCTTCTTAGATTAGCAGCTCTACTACATGATATTGGACATACTCCTTTTAGTCATGCTATAGAGCCTTTCTATAAGAATACATTTTCTCTTGGTCATGAGGAGATATCTAGGGTTATAATTAGTGAGAATAGGGATATAAGGGAGATACTATCTTTCTATGGATATGACCCCAATAGGATTATAGCTATATTGGAGGGTAGATATAGGGAGCCTCTATATAATCAGCTTCTCTCTAGTGATCTAGATGTAGATAGAATGGATTATCTCATAAGAGATGCTTTACATACAGGTGTAACATATGGTTCTATAGATCTTCATAGAATAATAGCTACACTAGTAGTTGATGGGGATGGAAATCTAGCTATACTTGATAAGGGTGTAGACGCTCTAGAAAACTTCTATATGGCTAGAATGCATATGTATAAAGCTGTGTATTATCATAAAACTCTTGTTGGATATGAGCTAATGCTTAGAAAGATATATGAACTTCTATGTAAATACTATGACGATCCTCTGCTATTTAAATCGAGAGAAGATATTGTAAAAGCTATAAGAACTAATGAGATAGCTTTATGGAATGACGATTTTATTATAGGTACTATGGTAAGAGTTTATAGGGATAGAAATGCTCCTAAGGATTTAAAGGAGCTGATAGAGGCATTCTTCTTTAGAAAGGGGTATAAGGTATTGGTAGAAAGATCTAAATTTAGCAATGTTCCACTTGATGTAGATAATGATAGAGATGTAAGTATTCTTAATAGTATTGTTAATAAGGCTAAGGAGCTTCTAGAACCACATCAAATAATATTATTTGTAGATGATATAAAGATTCTTGATGAAGATCCATATGTAGTTCCTAGGGTTATAATAGATAATAAAGTTTCTATACCGATAATAGAAGCTGATAATAGTGTTATAAAGATATTGCCAAGGAGATTCCATGTAAGAAGAATCTATGTTATGAGCAATAAGTTTCATAGCATAAGAAAATATTTAGATCTAGATACAGGGATATAG